Proteins co-encoded in one Myripristis murdjan chromosome 4, fMyrMur1.1, whole genome shotgun sequence genomic window:
- the mmachc gene encoding cyanocobalamin reductase / alkylcobalamin dealkylase isoform X2: protein MLRIQQETDEIGWYNAVLSPPLRLAYPDDTLAVVVLSTPAMFEQAFLPFMEKRSCQGLSDPIDQCVKHYINSTVSQCFSGINVGVSYDYEMLPSRKPKFLAQTAAHVSGAAFYYRQADVPEQPWADKKMFGVCVHPKFGGWFAIRALLVFEGVEVGSEMVQPAPPDCVPSREARIQLLEGFNLRWQDWSYRNIIPPEQTYSQKQRDYFSTPPGQRSALLKSWGFQLTEDNEPQPDSDTQSRVNGHS, encoded by the exons ATGTTGCGGATCCAGCAGGAGACAGATGAG ATCGGCTGGTATAATGCCGTGCTGTCGCCCCCCCTGCGGCTGGCCTACCCGGACGACACCCTGGCCGTGGTGGTGCTCAGCACCCCTGCTATGTTTGAGCAAGCCTTCCTGCCCTTCATGGAGAAGAGGAGCTGCCAGGGCCTGTCTGACCCCATAGACCAGTGCGTCAAACACTACATTAACTCCACTGTctcacag TGTTTCTCGGGGATAAATGTGGGTGTGAGTTATGACTATGAGATGCTGCCCAGTAGGAAGCCCAAGTTCTTGGCCCAAACTGCTGCTCATGTCTCTGGAGCAGCCTTCTACTACCGGCAGGCCGATGTCCCAGAACAACCTTGGGCAGACAAa AAGatgtttggagtgtgtgtgcatcccaAGTTCGGGGGCTGGTTTGCTATCAGAGCTCTTTTGGTgtttgaaggtgtggaggtgggcTCTGAGATGGTACAACCCGCCCCTCCTGACTGTGTGCCCTCCAGAGAGGCCAGGATCCAGCTGCTGGAGGGCTTCAATCTTCGGTGGCAG GACTGGAGCTACAGGAACATCATCCCTCCAGAGCAGACCTACTCCCAGAAACAGAGGGACTACTTTTCTACTCCTCCTGGCcagcgctctgctctgctcaagTCCTGGGGCTTCCAGCTCACAGAGGACAATGAGCCTCAACCCGATtctgacacacagagcagagtgaACGGACATAGCTGA
- the mmachc gene encoding cyanocobalamin reductase / alkylcobalamin dealkylase isoform X1 — protein MAAPSINVKSVTDLLNDSLSQLGFEVHALKIGWYNAVLSPPLRLAYPDDTLAVVVLSTPAMFEQAFLPFMEKRSCQGLSDPIDQCVKHYINSTVSQCFSGINVGVSYDYEMLPSRKPKFLAQTAAHVSGAAFYYRQADVPEQPWADKKMFGVCVHPKFGGWFAIRALLVFEGVEVGSEMVQPAPPDCVPSREARIQLLEGFNLRWQDWSYRNIIPPEQTYSQKQRDYFSTPPGQRSALLKSWGFQLTEDNEPQPDSDTQSRVNGHS, from the exons ATGGCGGCTCCCTCTATCAATGTGAAGAGCGTGACAGATTTGCTGAATGACTCTCTATCACAACTTGGATTTGAAGTTCATGCTCTAAAG ATCGGCTGGTATAATGCCGTGCTGTCGCCCCCCCTGCGGCTGGCCTACCCGGACGACACCCTGGCCGTGGTGGTGCTCAGCACCCCTGCTATGTTTGAGCAAGCCTTCCTGCCCTTCATGGAGAAGAGGAGCTGCCAGGGCCTGTCTGACCCCATAGACCAGTGCGTCAAACACTACATTAACTCCACTGTctcacag TGTTTCTCGGGGATAAATGTGGGTGTGAGTTATGACTATGAGATGCTGCCCAGTAGGAAGCCCAAGTTCTTGGCCCAAACTGCTGCTCATGTCTCTGGAGCAGCCTTCTACTACCGGCAGGCCGATGTCCCAGAACAACCTTGGGCAGACAAa AAGatgtttggagtgtgtgtgcatcccaAGTTCGGGGGCTGGTTTGCTATCAGAGCTCTTTTGGTgtttgaaggtgtggaggtgggcTCTGAGATGGTACAACCCGCCCCTCCTGACTGTGTGCCCTCCAGAGAGGCCAGGATCCAGCTGCTGGAGGGCTTCAATCTTCGGTGGCAG GACTGGAGCTACAGGAACATCATCCCTCCAGAGCAGACCTACTCCCAGAAACAGAGGGACTACTTTTCTACTCCTCCTGGCcagcgctctgctctgctcaagTCCTGGGGCTTCCAGCTCACAGAGGACAATGAGCCTCAACCCGATtctgacacacagagcagagtgaACGGACATAGCTGA